The following proteins are encoded in a genomic region of Candidatus Zixiibacteriota bacterium:
- a CDS encoding PQQ-dependent sugar dehydrogenase, with protein sequence MLSAVRTLLAVLLTLSVVPVIHADTPLTTQLVAFGFNQPVFLCAAPGDTTRLFVVEQRGRIRIIKNGSLLSTPFLDIDAYVRSSGSEQGLLGMAFHPDYAVNGYFYVNYTSEPNGDTRVARFQVSADPDLADDSSQSTLLTLDQPYSNHNAGMLAFSPIDGYLYIGLGDGGSGGDPSNLAQDSTYLLGKMLRIDVDGGSPYAIPPSNPWYGHPTVRNEIWAFGLRNPWRYGFDRLTGDLYIADVGQGEWEEIDFQSMSSSGGENYGWRLKEGTHCYHPSVNCEDGVTLVEPVYEYSHSGGNCSITGGYVYRGCAIPDLQGAYFFADYCSGRVWSFRYDGATVSDFTDRTAEVGQSPWTIASFGEDARGELYIVNHSGAIYKIVPDGVADQCEAIECCVGIRGNVDGSFDDGIDISDLVYLVDFMFNGGPQPSCFEEADVDASGSAPIDIADLVYLVDYMFTGGPAPSSCV encoded by the coding sequence ATGCTGTCCGCTGTGCGTACTTTGCTTGCCGTGCTATTGACTTTGTCCGTCGTCCCCGTTATTCACGCCGACACACCGTTGACTACACAGCTGGTGGCGTTCGGTTTCAACCAGCCGGTTTTTCTGTGTGCTGCCCCCGGTGACACCACTCGTTTGTTCGTCGTCGAACAGCGGGGGAGGATTCGTATCATCAAGAACGGCTCGCTGCTCAGTACGCCCTTTCTGGATATCGATGCTTACGTTCGCTCCAGCGGTTCCGAACAAGGATTACTGGGTATGGCCTTCCATCCCGATTATGCAGTCAATGGGTATTTCTACGTCAACTACACCAGTGAACCAAACGGCGATACCCGTGTCGCGCGGTTTCAGGTGAGCGCCGACCCTGATCTGGCTGACGACTCCAGCCAAAGCACTTTGCTCACACTGGATCAGCCCTACTCGAACCACAACGCCGGCATGTTGGCCTTCAGTCCAATCGACGGTTACCTGTACATCGGTTTGGGCGACGGTGGCTCCGGAGGTGATCCGAGTAACCTCGCTCAGGACTCCACGTACCTGCTTGGGAAAATGCTGCGCATTGATGTTGACGGTGGTTCGCCTTACGCGATTCCGCCGTCCAATCCGTGGTATGGACACCCCACCGTTCGGAATGAGATCTGGGCATTTGGCTTGCGAAATCCATGGCGGTATGGTTTTGACCGGCTGACAGGCGATCTTTACATCGCCGATGTCGGCCAGGGTGAATGGGAGGAAATTGATTTTCAATCAATGTCAAGTAGCGGTGGCGAAAACTATGGGTGGCGACTCAAAGAGGGAACACACTGCTATCACCCGTCGGTAAACTGCGAGGACGGCGTGACGCTCGTAGAACCAGTTTATGAGTACTCCCACAGCGGCGGCAACTGCTCGATCACCGGCGGATATGTCTACCGCGGTTGTGCGATACCCGACTTGCAGGGTGCCTATTTCTTCGCCGATTATTGCAGCGGGCGGGTCTGGTCTTTTCGGTACGATGGCGCCACTGTATCTGATTTTACCGACCGGACGGCTGAGGTTGGTCAATCCCCATGGACTATAGCATCGTTCGGCGAGGATGCCAGGGGCGAGTTGTACATCGTCAATCACTCGGGGGCGATTTACAAAATCGTTCCGGACGGCGTGGCCGATCAATGCGAGGCCATCGAGTGCTGCGTCGGTATCCGTGGCAATGTGGATGGCAGTTTTGACGACGGGATTGATATTTCCGATCTGGTCTACCTGGTGGACTTCATGTTCAACGGTGGACCTCAGCCGTCGTGTTTCGAAGAGGCGGATGTTGACGCCAGCGGATCGGCGCCAATCGACATAGCCGATTTGGTTTATCTGGTGGATTACATGTTCACGGGCGGTCCGGCGCCGTCGAGTTGTGTCTAA
- a CDS encoding NUDIX hydrolase — translation MAERFGQPEPAEFRIDVSGEELDRIRSSQKDGRNHDVTLYIHKEGRIVVIAKPMYPPGMYRAPSGGIKPGESIVAGIDREVAEETGCRIELERFLLRTDVAFVGADVSPDDSIRWRSLVFQARYLSGDFQFTDHDEITEVRLATLDEFEEFSRIMRDTDTGGLHYRAALHDTVKGLLSFDQSR, via the coding sequence ATGGCCGAGAGGTTCGGGCAACCGGAACCGGCAGAGTTTCGGATCGACGTTAGCGGCGAAGAGTTGGATCGTATCAGGTCCTCCCAAAAGGACGGACGCAACCACGACGTCACGCTCTACATCCACAAAGAGGGTCGGATAGTAGTTATCGCCAAACCGATGTATCCGCCCGGCATGTATCGCGCGCCCTCGGGTGGCATCAAACCGGGGGAGAGCATCGTCGCAGGAATCGATCGGGAAGTGGCCGAGGAGACCGGCTGTCGGATTGAACTGGAGCGTTTTCTTCTTCGCACCGATGTAGCCTTCGTTGGCGCCGACGTGTCGCCGGATGACAGTATACGCTGGCGGTCATTGGTCTTTCAGGCGCGGTATCTGTCGGGGGATTTTCAGTTTACCGATCACGACGAGATCACCGAGGTTCGTCTGGCCACGCTTGATGAGTTTGAAGAGTTCTCACGAATTATGCGCGACACCGATACCGGCGGTTTGCACTATCGAGCCGCCTTGCACGATACGGTCAAAGGACTTCTATCTTTCGACCAGTCTCGTTGA
- a CDS encoding Xaa-Pro peptidase family protein, which translates to MMDIEKIQGYLKEHELDGWLMADFHARNDVAVEMLHLKGVLTRRSFYFIPVEGSPVGLIPEIEKSKFGHLPGELKPFAGYRAMEQELTRVLEGRKWVAMEYSRMGRLPYIGLVDAGTVEMVRSMGVEIVSSADLVAAFQARLTEPQIAAHHEAAGKLMEIKDGAFSLIARSLTEGKPVSEYDVSQHILEQFNKNNMVCEFNPICAVDGNAGNPHYQPTAEKSVTIQKGHLILIDLWAKLKTEDGIYGDITWMAYAGTRDEIPEKYVSMFDVIVRARDAAISFIEDSMQERPIYGSEVDDACRAVVAEAGYGDYFTHRTGHSIGTHGHGSGPNIDNLETEDRRILQPGHLFSIEPGIYMDDCGFRTEIDCLITDGGCQVTTLPKQTGILALL; encoded by the coding sequence ATGATGGACATTGAAAAGATTCAAGGATACCTGAAAGAACACGAACTGGACGGTTGGCTGATGGCCGACTTTCATGCCCGCAACGACGTCGCAGTCGAGATGCTACACCTCAAAGGTGTGTTGACACGCCGGTCGTTTTATTTCATCCCGGTCGAAGGCTCACCGGTCGGATTGATACCTGAGATTGAAAAGAGCAAATTCGGGCATCTGCCGGGTGAGTTGAAACCGTTCGCCGGGTATCGCGCTATGGAGCAGGAACTGACCCGCGTTCTCGAAGGCCGCAAGTGGGTGGCCATGGAATACTCCCGGATGGGTCGGCTGCCCTATATCGGGCTGGTCGACGCCGGCACTGTTGAGATGGTGCGCAGTATGGGTGTCGAGATTGTGTCTTCGGCTGATCTGGTGGCTGCTTTTCAGGCGCGGCTGACAGAGCCGCAGATAGCAGCTCATCACGAAGCGGCTGGAAAACTAATGGAGATTAAGGACGGCGCTTTTTCCCTGATCGCTCGATCACTGACAGAAGGCAAGCCGGTCAGCGAGTACGATGTCAGCCAGCACATACTTGAGCAGTTTAACAAGAACAACATGGTCTGCGAGTTTAATCCGATCTGCGCGGTCGACGGCAACGCCGGGAATCCACATTACCAGCCGACGGCGGAAAAGTCTGTGACCATCCAAAAAGGGCATTTGATTCTTATCGACCTTTGGGCCAAGCTGAAAACAGAAGACGGCATCTACGGCGACATTACCTGGATGGCCTATGCCGGGACCAGAGACGAGATACCTGAAAAGTATGTTTCAATGTTCGATGTGATCGTGCGCGCCCGTGATGCCGCGATTTCTTTTATCGAGGACAGCATGCAGGAACGTCCGATCTATGGCAGTGAGGTCGATGATGCCTGCCGTGCGGTGGTGGCCGAGGCCGGTTATGGAGACTACTTTACGCATCGCACCGGACACTCCATCGGCACTCACGGCCACGGCAGCGGTCCCAACATCGACAATCTGGAGACAGAGGATCGACGCATCCTTCAGCCGGGGCATCTGTTCTCGATAGAGCCCGGTATCTACATGGATGATTGTGGCTTCCGCACAGAGATCGATTGTCTGATCACCGACGGCGGTTGTCAGGTGACGACGTTGCCCAAGCAGACCGGTATCCTCGCCCTCTTGTAG
- a CDS encoding MBL fold metallo-hydrolase, which produces MTTTTFTILGSSSGMPQADRACTGYLLDVDNDLTLIDCGGGATSSFLRCGFDPLNVNRVFISHTHPDHCCELPQFIQMIYLSGRKEPLDIYLPDEFVKPFTDYLPAVYIIREKLPFELNLHGYSDGFVFEGSFRLQAIGNKHLHGYAEFIEKLQLPNRMQCHSFKIDLPGTTLFYSADIGSFDDIKPHLDGVDIAVLELTHVDLDQFFDFAQTSNVGRFVISHLGDAEATANLQQLSDKAGLDNLVLAHDGFQVAL; this is translated from the coding sequence ATGACCACCACCACTTTCACCATACTCGGATCGTCATCAGGGATGCCACAAGCAGATCGCGCCTGTACAGGATATCTGCTGGACGTCGACAACGATCTCACGTTGATTGACTGCGGCGGCGGGGCGACTTCGTCGTTTCTGCGCTGTGGATTCGATCCACTGAATGTCAATCGAGTCTTTATCAGTCACACCCATCCGGATCACTGCTGCGAACTGCCGCAGTTCATTCAGATGATCTACCTGTCCGGACGCAAAGAGCCGTTGGATATCTATCTGCCGGACGAGTTTGTCAAACCGTTCACTGATTACTTGCCCGCGGTCTATATTATCCGTGAAAAACTGCCGTTCGAGTTGAACCTGCATGGATACTCCGACGGCTTCGTGTTTGAAGGCAGTTTTCGACTACAGGCCATTGGCAACAAGCATCTACATGGCTACGCCGAGTTCATTGAAAAGCTGCAACTGCCCAACCGGATGCAGTGTCATTCTTTCAAAATCGATCTTCCCGGTACGACGTTGTTCTATTCTGCCGACATCGGAAGCTTCGACGACATCAAGCCGCATCTCGACGGCGTTGACATCGCCGTACTCGAACTAACCCATGTCGACCTGGATCAGTTCTTCGACTTTGCCCAAACATCGAACGTCGGACGATTCGTCATCAGTCATCTTGGCGATGCCGAGGCAACGGCTAATCTCCAGCAGCTTTCCGACAAAGCCGGTCTGGACAATCTTGTATTGGCGCACGATGGATTTCAGGTAGCACTCTGA
- a CDS encoding beta-eliminating lyase-related protein — MRSDTVTKPSDDMRQAMATAEVGDDVLGDDPTVKKLEEYVAALFEREAGLYVPSGTMGNQVCLKVHSEPGWELLCDRECHVVNYEVAGPVVHSGLLVNLITTDRGMITADMVRGSIRPISLHCPLTKMVALENTHNHHGGTILPQDEILKVREVCDEFGLIFHLDGARIWNAHVATGLSLPELTRPFDSVSVCLSKGLGAPIGSVALGTREFIEKCRRERKLFGGGMRQVGIIAAAGLYAVQNNIERLADDHANARFFAEGLNQLDLFDVDLSRVDTNLVIVNVTGDNQPLDVCSKMDGVGVRALPFGPKQIRFVLHLDVHRADCEAALERVGSLVG, encoded by the coding sequence ATGCGAAGCGATACCGTCACCAAACCGTCCGATGATATGCGCCAGGCGATGGCCACGGCCGAAGTCGGTGACGACGTTCTCGGGGATGACCCCACTGTAAAAAAACTAGAAGAATATGTGGCCGCCCTGTTCGAGCGCGAAGCCGGGTTGTATGTGCCCTCGGGGACGATGGGCAACCAGGTTTGCCTTAAAGTTCACTCGGAACCGGGCTGGGAGCTCTTGTGCGACAGAGAGTGTCACGTTGTCAACTACGAGGTAGCCGGACCGGTTGTCCACTCCGGCTTGCTGGTCAATTTGATTACCACTGATCGCGGGATGATTACAGCCGATATGGTTAGAGGCAGTATCCGACCGATCAGTTTGCACTGCCCGTTGACCAAGATGGTGGCGCTTGAGAACACCCACAACCACCACGGCGGCACCATCCTGCCGCAGGACGAAATCCTGAAAGTGCGCGAGGTGTGCGACGAGTTCGGGTTGATCTTTCACCTTGACGGCGCCCGAATCTGGAACGCCCACGTCGCAACCGGCCTGTCACTGCCGGAGTTGACTCGGCCGTTCGACTCGGTGTCGGTCTGCCTGTCGAAAGGTTTGGGCGCACCGATAGGGTCGGTGGCCTTGGGTACGCGCGAGTTTATTGAGAAGTGCAGGCGGGAACGTAAACTGTTCGGTGGCGGGATGCGTCAGGTTGGGATTATCGCCGCGGCTGGCTTGTACGCCGTACAGAACAACATCGAACGGTTAGCCGATGACCACGCCAATGCGCGCTTCTTTGCCGAGGGACTCAACCAGCTTGATCTCTTCGATGTCGATTTGTCGCGAGTTGATACTAACCTGGTCATCGTAAATGTTACCGGCGACAACCAGCCGCTGGATGTTTGTAGCAAGATGGACGGTGTCGGCGTGAGAGCCTTGCCGTTCGGTCCCAAACAGATTCGGTTTGTTTTGCATCTCGATGTCCACCGGGCCGACTGCGAAGCGGCATTGGAGCGAGTGGGGAGTTTGGTTGGATGA
- a CDS encoding cold shock domain-containing protein: MSTGKVKYFNDLKGWGFISSEDSAENIYVHYTEIKMDGYKTLKPGQTVLFEVTDTDKGQQAQNVTLAS; the protein is encoded by the coding sequence ATGTCCACGGGAAAAGTTAAGTACTTCAACGACTTAAAAGGGTGGGGTTTCATTTCCTCAGAGGACTCAGCGGAAAACATCTACGTTCACTACACCGAGATCAAGATGGATGGCTACAAAACGCTCAAGCCGGGCCAGACCGTATTGTTTGAGGTGACTGACACCGACAAAGGACAGCAAGCGCAAAACGTCACGCTGGCTTCCTGA
- a CDS encoding phosphatidate cytidylyltransferase, with protein MIDSPDSVPRQITFGQELWRKGTHMFALVIPGGYYFLQLDRVGMLTLMVPITLAFILGDISRLRGWSLWTGGLERFFGRMIRPHEKQGDFSGATYILSTVCFTVALFDKPIAIAAIAFIIVGDTLAALVGRKFGRRRFFGSKSLEGSTACLAGTLIVAVFTPGLALTVAVAGAVVAAVVEALPFGIDDNVTVPILSGLAMTLVTQILLGF; from the coding sequence ATGATCGACAGTCCCGACTCTGTCCCACGGCAAATCACGTTCGGGCAGGAGTTGTGGCGCAAAGGCACCCACATGTTCGCGCTGGTCATTCCGGGGGGGTACTACTTTCTGCAACTTGACCGGGTCGGTATGCTCACTCTCATGGTTCCGATCACGCTGGCCTTCATTTTGGGGGATATCTCACGATTGCGGGGATGGTCACTGTGGACAGGCGGGCTTGAGAGATTCTTTGGCAGAATGATCCGTCCTCACGAGAAACAGGGTGATTTCTCCGGGGCCACCTATATTCTGTCGACTGTCTGTTTCACCGTGGCGCTTTTTGATAAACCAATTGCCATCGCGGCCATAGCCTTTATTATCGTCGGCGATACCCTGGCTGCTCTGGTCGGGCGGAAATTTGGACGGCGCAGGTTTTTCGGCAGTAAATCGCTGGAGGGATCGACTGCTTGTTTGGCTGGCACGCTGATTGTGGCTGTCTTTACGCCCGGTTTGGCGCTGACTGTGGCCGTAGCAGGGGCGGTAGTAGCGGCGGTGGTCGAAGCTCTGCCATTTGGCATCGACGATAACGTCACGGTGCCGATACTGTCGGGGCTGGCCATGACTCTGGTGACGCAGATTCTGCTTGGATTCTGA
- a CDS encoding peptidylprolyl isomerase → MKLFLIIVLFCLLAMAACRPPIVYEKELDKHDYVIAKVDTLFEITQPQLYDTIAAGDILPRGGMLKASDVELILDSLLCDTLAGLASADVKLDDYYDVYRIYKHRYQNAMIRALLNEAVYNQVTVDSQEVVDFYHSRPDLFSIKEQVMLFHILISPVSIKAGKDSLHFRSLSPEQFEFELEEYAHQLRRLIEMGMPFVEVARQYSHDTFSGKDGGLVGWTERGIYRPPFDSVAFSMEEGVASQPYQDRDGWHIIMTPRHMPEGIPPYDSAAYIVATQDLKNTKANEIGGRILDSVRSLPLEIVRNDAILDTNVYKVEPATWAAIINGTDTLDFNHLRALEETFRNNNRLDNTTLALKYEMIQELAKRVVMVQVARDMRIDTLPEVMAIESRYRHESSKEIFERQRFDHTWQPEESAVRAYYDKHIDEFTVKKPVEIQHIIAEDSTFAEFLRDQALSGVDFLQLAQEHYPGEPQIRVDLANLGYVGPGEVPDELYQAALLTPIGSISPPVKTQFGYHIVRVVNRKNLIDFGRASIDIVPVLRKRHAREVFEEYRDRLYRQFSVKFPNKLRPIHLKPLEYRSSGS, encoded by the coding sequence ATGAAATTGTTTTTGATAATTGTCTTGTTCTGTTTGCTGGCCATGGCGGCTTGCCGTCCGCCCATTGTGTACGAAAAAGAGCTTGATAAACACGACTACGTGATCGCCAAAGTTGACACGCTGTTCGAAATCACTCAGCCACAACTTTATGATACGATTGCGGCCGGCGATATCCTCCCACGGGGGGGGATGCTGAAGGCATCGGATGTGGAGCTCATCCTGGATTCGCTTTTGTGCGATACCTTGGCCGGGCTGGCCTCGGCCGATGTCAAGTTGGATGACTACTACGACGTGTACCGGATATACAAGCATCGCTATCAAAACGCCATGATCCGCGCCCTTCTGAATGAGGCCGTTTACAACCAAGTGACCGTAGATTCACAGGAGGTGGTCGACTTTTACCACAGCCGACCGGATCTATTCTCTATCAAAGAACAGGTGATGCTGTTCCATATCCTGATCTCACCGGTCAGTATCAAAGCCGGCAAAGACTCGCTTCATTTTAGGTCGCTTTCTCCCGAGCAGTTTGAATTCGAGTTGGAAGAGTACGCTCACCAGTTACGTCGCCTCATTGAAATGGGCATGCCCTTTGTAGAGGTTGCCCGACAGTACTCCCACGATACCTTTTCGGGTAAGGATGGCGGGCTGGTTGGGTGGACAGAGCGCGGAATCTATCGACCTCCGTTTGACTCGGTGGCCTTCTCTATGGAAGAAGGGGTGGCCTCGCAGCCATACCAGGACCGTGACGGATGGCATATCATCATGACCCCGAGGCACATGCCGGAGGGAATCCCCCCCTACGACTCGGCTGCCTACATCGTCGCAACGCAGGACTTGAAAAACACCAAGGCGAACGAGATCGGTGGCCGGATTCTGGATTCTGTGCGCAGTCTGCCGCTTGAGATCGTCCGCAACGATGCCATTCTTGACACCAATGTTTACAAGGTTGAGCCGGCCACCTGGGCGGCGATTATCAATGGCACCGACACCCTCGACTTCAATCATCTTCGGGCGCTGGAGGAGACGTTCCGCAACAACAACAGGCTGGATAACACGACCCTGGCTCTCAAATATGAGATGATACAGGAGTTGGCCAAACGGGTCGTCATGGTTCAGGTAGCGCGCGATATGAGGATCGACACGCTCCCGGAGGTGATGGCTATCGAGTCTCGGTACCGCCATGAATCTTCAAAGGAGATTTTTGAGCGGCAGCGATTTGATCACACCTGGCAGCCGGAAGAAAGCGCCGTGCGGGCTTACTACGATAAACATATCGACGAGTTCACTGTTAAAAAACCGGTGGAGATTCAGCATATAATCGCCGAGGATTCCACTTTCGCGGAGTTTCTGCGCGATCAGGCCCTGAGCGGCGTGGACTTCTTGCAGTTAGCACAGGAGCATTATCCCGGTGAACCCCAGATAAGAGTCGATCTGGCCAACCTTGGCTATGTCGGACCGGGTGAAGTGCCGGATGAGCTTTACCAGGCCGCTCTGTTGACACCGATAGGCAGTATATCGCCACCGGTTAAGACCCAATTCGGATATCATATTGTAAGGGTGGTCAACCGTAAGAATCTGATCGATTTTGGCCGCGCCTCTATCGATATTGTGCCTGTTCTCAGAAAGCGGCACGCCCGCGAAGTGTTTGAAGAGTACCGGGACCGCCTGTACCGCCAGTTTTCAGTAAAGTTCCCCAACAAACTGCGGCCGATTCATCTCAAGCCGCTGGAATACCGGTCCTCGGGGTCATGA
- a CDS encoding ATP-binding protein yields the protein MLIKDRYARPKRLGWFLPLRLITFVILFAVVVFWIEYPSFLHLPLILYSIFTLGVALLLAFDRFGRLQMASATVVGLQFLLEIVIESGVIHATGNINSPFSALFLLTIVSAALAYRLVGTLVVASLVSLAYTFIIWLRSGETGAPLYFPNALKSIVSAQDAIFYSIFLHILIFYLIAFISGYLAERLEARDRQLADTSRALKRAKLETDDILRHLNSGLLTVDAFGHIIFFNRAAEKILGYREEEVKGMRCDEVFADRMPDLAGDLLDGLERVASHPRQEISILNHERQTVPLGLSTSILMEETGALRGVIAIFTDLTDAKRLESKVRAADRLAAVGELSASIAHEIRNPLAAISGSVEVLDKELKLQGENERLMQLIVKESHRLSRILSEFLQYARIDRPAYNKVELCHLINDVIQILHHQPSFSADLKFNFESDSSIIYVVGDEDLIKQLLLNLTVNACEALEEKGDELTLRLAIDPVGGIVELYIQDNGPGIRPDNLRRVYQPFYSTKKQGSGLGLAIVHRICSALKVDISLDSQVGQGTTFRLEFQTYRNARKDQAVTPIDPTPVELAPM from the coding sequence ATGCTCATAAAGGACAGGTACGCAAGACCCAAGCGATTAGGCTGGTTTCTACCGCTGCGACTGATCACTTTTGTGATCCTGTTTGCGGTGGTGGTGTTTTGGATTGAGTATCCGAGCTTTTTGCATCTGCCGTTGATTCTCTATTCTATCTTTACCCTGGGCGTAGCCCTGTTGCTGGCCTTTGATCGCTTCGGCAGATTACAGATGGCCTCAGCCACCGTTGTCGGTTTGCAGTTCTTGCTTGAGATCGTCATCGAGTCAGGTGTCATACACGCCACCGGCAACATAAACTCACCCTTCTCAGCCCTCTTTCTGCTGACCATTGTGTCGGCTGCCCTGGCTTATCGTTTGGTGGGGACTTTGGTGGTGGCATCGCTGGTCTCGTTGGCCTATACGTTTATCATCTGGCTGCGGTCCGGCGAAACGGGAGCGCCTCTTTATTTCCCGAACGCTCTCAAATCGATTGTGTCGGCGCAGGACGCTATCTTCTACTCGATATTTCTGCATATTCTGATTTTCTACCTGATCGCCTTTATCTCAGGCTACCTGGCTGAGCGGCTGGAAGCCCGCGACCGCCAGTTGGCAGACACCTCCCGGGCCCTCAAGCGGGCCAAGCTGGAAACCGATGACATTCTCAGGCATCTCAACAGCGGTCTGTTGACTGTCGATGCCTTCGGACACATCATTTTCTTCAACCGGGCGGCCGAGAAGATCCTGGGATATCGTGAGGAAGAAGTCAAAGGGATGCGCTGTGATGAAGTGTTTGCCGATCGGATGCCCGACCTGGCCGGGGACCTTCTGGACGGACTTGAGCGCGTAGCCAGCCATCCCCGCCAGGAAATCAGCATTCTCAATCATGAACGTCAAACTGTTCCCCTCGGTCTCTCGACGTCCATTTTAATGGAGGAAACCGGCGCCCTGAGAGGCGTGATCGCAATCTTTACCGACCTTACGGACGCCAAACGACTTGAGTCCAAAGTGCGAGCGGCCGATCGGCTGGCAGCGGTGGGGGAATTGTCGGCCTCGATTGCTCACGAAATCCGAAACCCGCTGGCCGCCATCTCAGGATCGGTCGAAGTCCTCGACAAGGAACTCAAACTGCAGGGTGAAAACGAAAGGTTGATGCAACTGATCGTCAAAGAGTCACACCGGCTGTCGAGAATCCTCTCTGAGTTTCTTCAGTACGCACGCATTGACCGTCCGGCTTACAACAAAGTCGAACTTTGCCACCTGATAAACGACGTGATTCAGATTCTGCACCACCAGCCCTCGTTCAGCGCCGATCTGAAATTCAATTTCGAGTCGGATAGCTCGATCATTTACGTTGTCGGTGATGAAGACCTGATCAAGCAATTGCTTTTGAACCTGACCGTGAACGCCTGTGAGGCGCTTGAGGAAAAAGGGGATGAGTTGACGCTTCGCCTGGCCATTGATCCGGTCGGTGGTATCGTTGAGTTGTATATTCAGGATAATGGTCCCGGAATCAGGCCCGATAACCTGCGCCGGGTCTATCAGCCATTCTACTCGACCAAGAAACAGGGCAGCGGGCTGGGTCTGGCCATCGTCCATCGTATTTGCAGCGCTCTAAAAGTCGACATCAGCCTGGACTCACAGGTTGGTCAGGGAACCACCTTTCGCCTTGAGTTCCAAACGTACAGGAATGCGCGCAAAGATCAGGCGGTTACTCCCATCGACCCGACTCCGGTTGAGCTTGCCCCGATGTAA
- a CDS encoding type II secretion system F family protein has protein sequence MPIFVYKGKTLAGAAVQGELKAKSRGDLERVLRQNRILVNSISKKAPELQIKIGTGIKKIDISRFTRQFATMIGAGLPMVQCLDILAAQTESRELAKIIAQVKDGVAGGATLSEALARHPKIFDGLYTNMVEAGEMGGALDAILVRLAVYREKADKLVRKVKGAMIYPSVVAFVAAAVTIGMLAFIVPVFAKMFGGLGADLPGPTLVVLQISNFLKSNFLYLIFGSLGFAGVFIWWKRTDSGALTFDKILLRTPVFGNLVRKSSVARFTRTLSTLLASGVSILEALEITAKTAGNRVIAAAINRSVMAIAEGDTITGPLKETGVFPPMVTQMISVGEKTGGLDDMLSKIADFYDDEVDDAVAALTSVIEPIIIVFMGVVIGGILIAMYLPMFDIIGKI, from the coding sequence ATGCCGATTTTTGTATACAAGGGAAAAACGCTGGCCGGTGCGGCGGTCCAGGGGGAACTTAAAGCGAAGAGCCGGGGCGACCTTGAACGGGTGCTTAGACAGAATCGCATTCTGGTCAATTCGATCAGTAAGAAAGCGCCTGAACTTCAGATCAAGATCGGGACCGGCATCAAGAAGATTGATATCTCCCGATTCACACGACAGTTTGCAACCATGATCGGGGCCGGTCTGCCCATGGTGCAATGTCTGGACATCCTGGCCGCCCAGACTGAGAGCAGAGAACTGGCCAAGATTATCGCCCAGGTCAAAGACGGCGTGGCGGGTGGAGCGACGCTCTCGGAAGCCCTGGCTCGTCATCCCAAAATCTTTGATGGCTTGTATACCAACATGGTGGAAGCCGGTGAGATGGGCGGCGCCCTGGACGCAATTCTGGTCCGACTGGCCGTCTACCGCGAGAAAGCGGACAAACTGGTAAGAAAAGTCAAGGGAGCCATGATCTATCCGTCGGTGGTGGCCTTTGTGGCGGCCGCTGTGACGATTGGTATGTTGGCCTTCATTGTGCCGGTATTTGCCAAGATGTTCGGTGGACTCGGGGCCGACCTGCCGGGACCAACATTGGTCGTTCTCCAAATCTCGAACTTCCTGAAATCGAATTTCCTCTACCTGATCTTCGGTTCTCTCGGTTTTGCCGGGGTGTTCATCTGGTGGAAGAGAACCGACAGCGGAGCCTTAACCTTTGACAAGATTCTGCTGAGGACACCGGTGTTCGGCAACCTCGTTCGCAAGTCGTCGGTGGCGAGATTCACGCGAACTTTGAGTACCCTCTTGGCTTCGGGTGTTTCCATTCTGGAAGCGCTTGAAATCACGGCCAAGACGGCCGGCAACCGGGTCATTGCTGCGGCCATTAATCGTTCGGTCATGGCCATCGCCGAGGGCGACACCATCACCGGGCCGCTCAAGGAAACGGGTGTCTTCCCGCCCATGGTCACACAGATGATCTCGGTAGGTGAGAAGACCGGCGGCCTGGATGATATGTTGTCAAAAATCGCTGACTTTTATGACGATGAAGTCGATGACGCCGTGGCTGCGTTGACTTCGGTTATCGAGCCGATCATAATCGTGTTTATGGGTGTTGTGATCGGTGGTATCTTGATAGCGATGTATCTGCCGATGTTCGACATTATCGGTAAGATATAG